The DNA window tATTGTTTTGCAATACATTAATTAGTTCATGTGTTAAGAAAATTTCAGGGACTAAAACTCATGtagattttgtgttttttttatatccaaCTTAATTTATGAGTGTAacagtttgttttttgtttaagttaaTTGTCACAACACTTAATCTAGTCTTTTTTTAATAGTACTGGTGGCTAAATTTgatgtttcattttcaatacCAATGATACTTAGTAGATCGATTGTGATCTTGTATTCCATGAATATtgtgctttttagctcacctgagccaaaggctgaAGAGCTTTTCTGATTAAAATTTCTCTGTTGTTTGTTGTCATCATTGTTGTCAACTGTGTTGAAAGctttttctctaaaaccactgggccaattttaactaaacatggcacaaagcatccttggAAGAAGGTCTTTCAAATTCTTTCAAATGAAGGATCATATTTTGTCCAAATGGGAGATGATTAGAAAAGagtgtaaaattattaaaaattgaatttctgTTAGGTGTAGAAATAGAATGATTATAAACTGAATTAAACTATTGAATGAGTAAGATGGCATAACTCGATCTGTTGAGCAATTGTTGGTGGCTTGTAACAGCAGGGTCTTTGGCTGTGCTAATTGCAATTTTggaatatatattatttttgggagttgattttaaatcaactctcctatgcagtcacgcggacaaaccgaaagtgaaacagtgtttggacctcagcacaaatcattgctcctgacaagacttagttcttgaaaataattgacgaattcgatgtaatgtatgctaaagcattgtttttcaaggaaacttatttacaaataccttaaaaatagtcaaattttgaATGGgccgaacaatttaaatattttttgtagtcgtatgtattcctacgccagagttcaatatagtctcgttcaactcgacgctcggctgtctccgtaaacccttgtcggagatttacggtgtcagccgagcgtttgcaATTGACTGAatgagactagagttcaatattgcttggatccatacaattttcgagaaatatttctaccactgatacatagtttgattgaattaattttatctttaaatattatttaacatgattcatatggaggtttctcgacattgtAGTCGAAAaggttcaaaaattcatattataaaaatatgcgtaattcaaattagaaactacgtatacatgtacttgtcatgcaaaataacatatcattgattttaaaataattaaacatcgacaaaatcaactcccgccagttcttcagtactttgattttggtTTTAGAAGGGATATGCTGTCCTTGAATCCCAAAGCTGCCATTACATTGTAGCTGATTATAGTTATGTCCAATTAATGgttctcaggtgagcgatgtggcccctgtaCCATTATTagtcatattttctttttatacctcaacaataatttgttttctgCAGAAATCCCATGATTTTTCATCTTTGCTGCTGTTGTTGAAATTGCACAATAAGTGTATTGTAGTGTGTAAAACTGactgtatgttttattttgagaattttttctCAGGAAATTAATTGATCAAATTAAGAGCTATCtgattaaacatatttattttattactgaacagatatgatttacgtgatataaaatttaacaatttttaatatcgatgtatacatacatgtgtataatgattacagaacaaataaatattaatcataTGCATTGTTAAGAAAGctcaattaattaattgataataTTCAGTCTTACAACTTTAATATCaccatttaatattttcattttttgaatgttattttgatataaacagTTATCAGCCAATttaattccaaaagatttaaaTATCTTTCTTTCGTTTGTTTAAGTTACTTGCATTAATGGAGTTTTAATTTGCACATCTGTCGTCAACCCTTTGTGTTACTTTTTTTATAATGACTTCTCACTCTGAGCTTCCAAAAAACTAAaggtataatattttataactcTCTACTTCCAAGAACATGCCAATTATAGACTTATATAAGTCACAACGAATGTATGATGAGTAATAAGTGTATACAAATTCAGACCCTGTAATTTGAACATGATATAAAACTCTTCTTAAAATGACAGTGAAGTATGTAACGATAGTGTCCCTAGAAACacaatgtttttgtgtttataaTAATGAATTGCAAAGTCTTTATTTCCTGAACGGTTTTTGCCTTTTTTTAATGTCGGAAACAAATTAGAACGACTTATCAAGTAAGTGTGATTTTTATTAACCTGTCATCTATTGGATATTTTGGTCCAATCAAGAACGTCGTGACATATATTCTTTAAGATGGCgggaaaaatgtaaacaaaaatgctGGCAGAGAAAGCGCTTGACCTGTTACGAGAACTGCAGAGAACGTTGGATGGGTCCTTACCACCATACAATGTGTGAATACTTATCTTTGTTCTTTCCCATTTAttcatacatattttattatctaGCTCTGACTGATCACTCAAAAATATGCGCAAAGTATCATCAATCACAACTCTGATTTAAGTGTAAATATCTTATGTTAATACCAAAGCAGAGTCCAcgatgcttttttttttaataaatttaatgtcATTGTGATCTGTATAAATTTTTCAGGAAGATGGCATCCGACAAATTTTGGAAGAAATGAAGGCATTATTTGAACAGAACCAAAAAGATGTGtatgttttgttatttgttaaatCTCATAAATATACACCCCCCTTGCCTCCATAACTACATgtgtttttatgtttgtttaGGAGTGCAACTGTTGCTGGTGAAAACGGTCTTTTTTCTGGTGTTCAGCTGAGACATTCTGCTTTGGAGCGTAACAAAAGATGTCTCCTGGCTTACTTGTGAGTATTAGATTTGTAccagtatgtaaaaaattaatgataaaacaaGGATTCAAAACCAGGTTCCCCGAGTctctagtcaggagctctaccaaATGAGCTGTCTGTTGCCGGGGATTGATATTACATTCCTCCCTTTTAAATGATCTTTGAAAATGATGGACCATATTGTCATTATGTGGTAGAGTcaggtatatggcattcctactgGCTCTGGCTAgcgggttaaccctttagctcgatcggtagagtgctggactggcATGCCAGAGGACCcgggttcaaaccccagcagaggcaataagTGTCTCTGTTACAATTAGACTGTTAAAACACGAGCCCCCCTGAATCTCTTGTCTCTTACCAACAGAGCAATCTGGCGCAGGCAATCAAACCAGTCTGACTGTCACAGATTCATAAATCGATTATAAGCTATTGCTGATTAATAAATAGCAgtttaaatttatcattaacATTTAGAAATAATCTCATGAgtgaaaattttattgaatgaaaCTGTTAGAACACTAGAGAAACACAGAGTTGTTTAAAGATAAAACGTTACCTATTTTTGACtgttttcagaatttttttatttcatattttataaatttaaatgtaaatatcatagATTATTTATAAATCCAGGTACAATCGGTTggaacaaataaagaaaatgaggtGGGAATTCGGAAGTGTTCTTCCACCAGAGGTCAAATTCAACATGTGTGAACAAGAGGTATTAATAGACCCCTCACAATTACTGTAGTAATGCTCTCTTGCAGCTTAATAAAAAACGTAATACCTGCATTATTTGATCtacgtcatttaattatctaccaaCTGAAACCTCGCAAACATTATAATATGACTTACAAAAGAGCAGTACTAGAGGTTCACTGAAAGGGTCTCTTTTTTCAAGTTAATATTTGCTATAGAGGTTTATTCTATCAGCTATGATGAAATGTTTTtacttatatattatatattgagGGATGAATGATAGAAATTACATGCATCATTGCCTTTCAAAAATTCTTAGTTTTCATTAAAGGATTTTATATGTCTTTTATTGTCTTCAATCTTTCCATTTTCTGACCAATATTCTTCTTTTCAGGTGCAGTGGTTTAGCAAGTACAACAAGATGCTTGCCAATTATATGAGGTCCATTGGAGGGGAGGGAGGCCTTGACCTCACACAAGATCTAAAGCCTCCCAAAACACTATATATAGAGGTAAAGGTGTTTTTATTAATGGGCGTTAGAAAGTtttcttttttgggggggggtgagaATGAGGGGTCAAATATCTTCCATAGAAGAATAAGATCTGCCTCCACTCGATCGAAAGAGAAATTCTGAGGGTGACTGACAAGGGTCCTAATAATGCTTATCCCTTTATAgtcatatttagatttttacCCATTGAAGCACCATCGAATTGATTAAACTTGTAAAACtacaaaatgttttacaaacCTGAAGTCTAACAACATCACTGCCAAAATCAAGGCTTGTAGTTCACTTGTGTTTATTTTTCACGAACTTAAATGCCAGAGGTGTCTTGTTTAGTGCAAACATCAAAATTTACAGGTTAGATGCTTGATGGACCATGGGGAATTCGAAACACAAGATGGAAATATTCTCTTATTGAAGAAAAACAGCCAGGTATTTTTCACAACACATATGTTAACTATCATATCAGTGATGAAATTacaaatacatatttaaaaaaga is part of the Crassostrea angulata isolate pt1a10 chromosome 3, ASM2561291v2, whole genome shotgun sequence genome and encodes:
- the LOC128175914 gene encoding DNA replication complex GINS protein PSF1-like, yielding MLAEKALDLLRELQRTLDGSLPPYNEDGIRQILEEMKALFEQNQKDVSATVAGENGLFSGVQLRHSALERNKRCLLAYLYNRLEQIKKMRWEFGSVLPPEVKFNMCEQEVQWFSKYNKMLANYMRSIGGEGGLDLTQDLKPPKTLYIEVRCLMDHGEFETQDGNILLLKKNSQHFMLRSECEHLIRQGILEHIVH